A region from the Deltaproteobacteria bacterium genome encodes:
- a CDS encoding matrixin family metalloprotease, with amino-acid sequence MPMLAPLLALALVGTPVRAHVVLVPLGDFPDMLLNDVAEHLREELQVDVQLGQRTEMPKSAWYEPRKRWRAERILDALEDQFDAPDTKILGLTTQDISTTKGPIIDWGVFGLGRLPGRSCVLSTYRFQHKLSSTPEQLRWRLRMTALHEVGHTLGLDHCSEPGCFMQDAEGTIHNTDTATGHLGPHCRETLQSRSPLH; translated from the coding sequence GTGCCCATGCTCGCCCCGCTGCTCGCGCTCGCGCTCGTCGGAACGCCGGTGCGCGCGCACGTGGTGCTCGTGCCCCTGGGCGACTTTCCGGACATGCTGCTGAACGACGTCGCCGAGCACCTGCGCGAAGAGCTCCAGGTCGATGTCCAGCTGGGCCAGCGCACGGAGATGCCGAAGTCGGCGTGGTACGAGCCGCGCAAGCGCTGGCGGGCGGAGAGAATCCTGGACGCGCTCGAGGATCAATTCGACGCGCCGGACACCAAGATCCTCGGCCTGACCACCCAGGACATCTCCACGACCAAGGGCCCGATCATCGACTGGGGCGTCTTCGGACTGGGCCGGCTGCCCGGACGGAGCTGCGTGCTCTCGACATATCGCTTTCAGCACAAACTATCGTCCACGCCGGAGCAGCTGCGCTGGAGGTTGCGCATGACCGCGCTCCACGAGGTGGGCCACACGCTGGGGCTCGACCACTGCAGCGAGCCCGGCTGCTTCATGCAGGACGCCGAAGGCACCATCCACAACACCGACACTGCGACCGGACATCTCGGCCCGCATTGCAGAGAAACGTTGCAGTCCCGCTCGCCGCTGCACTGA